A genomic window from Megalobrama amblycephala isolate DHTTF-2021 linkage group LG2, ASM1881202v1, whole genome shotgun sequence includes:
- the LOC125256409 gene encoding uncharacterized protein LOC125256409 isoform X2 encodes MKDAYKAWMKMKTYWDKGPELKKQDSSLSQSQLKPDTSLPPYECVVSAEIPKPLTNRLYPQLPSTTEVFPFVQLPDGYKITPLSVTEAVAICKDLPDPARSPHQFVAVLQRLTAYSQLTGRDYRFILTKTLPAEITEEEMIEEVYYLNPIYDTPPVRRVVSQKAGDSKPLDLSKPSQVLLITDSEEDEDEAGDWVWASSEKPTHPFVPGQQVLIKCLKPTKLGEPKYLGPATVIAVTRTGVLTDFQPQWIHASRLKAAPSQGNVLVNEEKEASEPRKDPKEGEPRRSMRRRRKRLLEI; translated from the exons ATGAAAGATGCGTATAAAGCTTGGATGAAGATGAAAACTTATTGGGATAAGGGTCCAGAGTTGAAAAAACAAgacagctctctctctcagtctcagTTGAAACCTGATACGTCCCTTCCTCCATATGAATGCGTTGTTTCTGCTGAAATTCCAAAGCCCTTGACCAATCGATTGTATCCGCAGTTGCCGTCCACAACTGAAGTTTTTCCGTTTGTACAGCTTCCAGATGGTTACAAAATTACTCCTCTGAGTGTTACGGAGGCAGTGGCTATTTGCAAAGATCTGCCTGATCCGGCTAGGTCACCACATCAATTTGTGGCAGTGCTGCAACGGTTAACTGCCTACAGTCAATTGACGGGACGAGATTATCgttttattttgactaaaacACTGCCTGCGGAAATCACAGAGGAGGAAATGATTGAAGAAGTTTATTACTTAAACCCCATCTACGATACACCGCCTGTTCGTCGTGTTGTATCTCAGAAAGCTGGAGATTCGAAGCCCCTTGATTTGTCTAAACCTTCACAAGTGCTTCTAATTACTGATTCGGAGGAAGATGAGGACGAAGCAGGTGATTGGGTTTGGGCCAGCTCAG AAAAACCCACTCATCCTTTCGTTCCAGGACAACAGGTGCTGATAAAGTGTCTGAAGCCCACAAAACTGGGTGAGCCGAAATATCTGGGGCCCGCCACGGTGATTGCTGTGACAAGAACAGGAGTGCTGACTGACTTCCAGCCGCAGTGGATCCATGCCAGTCGACTGAAAGCAGCTCCATCCCAGGGGAACGTTCTGGTCAATGAGGAGAAGGAAGCCAGTGAGCCAAGGAAAGATCCGAAGGAAGGTGAACCAAGACGTTCAAtgaggagaagaagaaagagattgCTAGAGATCTAA
- the LOC125256409 gene encoding protein NYNRIN-like isoform X1, whose translation MLVWCVLKLTSTRQLNMTLYHILSYHSNTCKNDFTHMPPCGNNKYLLVIVDRFSKWPEAFPCGKENAQTVVKVLAKDIIPRFGIPMVIDSDNGTPFTSKVTQLLAKELNITWRLHIPFHAPSSGQVENMNRVIKDRLNKACLDTGRNWVDLLPAVLTEIRMSPSATTKMSPFEILMGRPFPTPWVRGRAGNFSTGDMEVIITDYVDSLIKTLNSINGDVSLSLPLPAEKPTHPFVPGQQVLIKCLKPTKLGEPKYLGPATVIAVTRTGVLTDFQPQWIHASRLKAAPSQGNVLVNEEKEASEPRKDPKEGEPRRSMRRRRKRLLEI comes from the coding sequence ATGCTTGTCTGGTGTGTGCTCAAACTAACAAGCACAAGGCAACTAAACATGACGCTTTACCACATCCTGAGCTACCATTCCAACACTTGCAAAAATGATTTTACGCATATGCCTCCTTgcggaaataataaatatttgcttGTGATTGTTGACAGATTTTCTAAATGGCCTGAAGCTTTTCCGTGTGGAAAAGAAAATGCACAGACGGTAGTTAAAGTTCTGGCTAAGGACATTATACCGCGTTTTGGTATACCAATGGTTATCGATAGTGATAATGGAACACCGTTCACTTCCAAAGTCACGCAGTTGTTAGCCAAGGAGCTTAATATTACCTGGAGATTACATATACCATTTCATGCTCCATCTAGTGGACAAGTTGAGAATATGAATAGGGTTATCAAAGATCGTCTTAATAAAGCATGTCTTGATACAGGCAGAAATTGGGTTGATCTGCTGCCTGCCGTATTGACAGAAATTAGAATGTCACCATCAGCAACAACAAAGATGTCTCCGTTTGAAATCCTTATGGGTAGACCTTTCCCGACCCCATGGGTCAGAGGTCGCGCTGGCAATTTTTCCACAGGTGACATGGAGGTGATCATCACGGATTATGTGGATTCCCTAATTAAAACTTTGAATAGCATCAATGGtgatgtgtctctctctctccctcttcctGCAGAAAAACCCACTCATCCTTTCGTTCCAGGACAACAGGTGCTGATAAAGTGTCTGAAGCCCACAAAACTGGGTGAGCCGAAATATCTGGGGCCCGCCACGGTGATTGCTGTGACAAGAACAGGAGTGCTGACTGACTTCCAGCCGCAGTGGATCCATGCCAGTCGACTGAAAGCAGCTCCATCCCAGGGGAACGTTCTGGTCAATGAGGAGAAGGAAGCCAGTGAGCCAAGGAAAGATCCGAAGGAAGGTGAACCAAGACGTTCAAtgaggagaagaagaaagagattgCTAGAGATCTAA
- the nfkbil1 gene encoding NF-kappa-B inhibitor-like protein 1, with protein sequence MVKGKQRRVLRYVEEGSLMKLKSFLRKHKDLELNFTQGKKHRGPLHIACSHGDDAILRLLLKHGADPLQTDRKGETPLHLAAKRALKHGKRAYGDLLVPLRKNCPEAMDIANKAGVTPHDLLQWMKPEQGNVKNESSYVDPEQQWREKLLGECQDEFFETFGQYDGDFLWDEKDEEDFGNWADRIRREYFTKQRAREQRQAASLGHKKSKGRKETEEDEKSRRELRARLEREHEEYLQRAARKEEETRQGRKKRYEERCAATFHGSSSKGPEGLLGYDDIPWPAPRGSLEDMVAVMLHGADRSDLSTFRKVLRRQQALWHPDKFFQRCGGRLVDSDRQRILDTVTGLSQELNRLAQNLR encoded by the exons ATGGTGAAAGGAAAGCAGAGAAGAGTTTTGCGCTATGTGGAGGAGGGGAGTCTGATGAAGTTAAAGTCATTCCTTCGTAAACACAAAGATCTGGAGCTGAACTTCACCCAGGGGAAGAAGCACAGAGGTCCTTTACACATTGCCTGTTCTCACGGGGATGATGCAATTCTCAGACTGCTGCTAAAACATGGAGCAGATCCCCTGCAAACCGACCGGAAAGGAGAGACACCTCTACATCTGGCAGCAAAAAGAGCCCTCAAACATGGCAAAAGAG CTTATGGTGACCTGTTGGTGCCACTACGAAAAAACTGTCCAGAAGCCATGGATATTGCCAATAAAGCAGGAGTGACTCCTCATGACCTCCTCCAGTGGATGAAGCCTGAGCAG GGGAACGTCAAAAATGAATCCTCGTATGTTGATCCAGAGCAACAATGGAGAGAGAAGCTGTTAGGCGAATGCCAGGATGAGTTTTTTGAGACATTCGGACAGTATGATG GTGATTTCTTATGGGATGAGAAAGATGAGGAAGACTTTGGAAACTGGGCGGATCGGATCAGGCGAGAGTATTTTACTAAGCAAAGGGCCAGAGAACAGAGACAAGCGGCTTCCTTAGGACACAAGAAGTCAAAGGGGCGGAAGGAGACGGAGGAAGATGAGAAGAGCCGTAGGGAGCTGAGAGCCCGTCTGGAGAGGGAGCACGAGGAGTACCTGCAGCGTGCCGCTCGTAAGGAGGAGGAGACACGGCAGGGAAGGAAGAAACGCTATGAGGAGCGCTGTGCCGCCACATTTCACGGCTCCTCCAGCAAGGGACCTGAAGGACTGCTGGGATATGATGACATCCCGTGGCCTGCTCCCCGCGGGTCGCTGGAGGACATGGTGGCCGTTATGTTGCACGGTGCTGACCGATCTGATTTATCCACTTTCCGAAAGGTGCTCCGTCGGCAGCAGGCCCTCTGGCACCCGGACAAGTTTTTCCAGCGATGTGGAGGCCGTCTGGTGGACTCTGATAGACAGAGGATCCTCGACACAGTCACTGGACTCTCACAGGAGCTCAACAGACTCGCACAAAACCTCAGATGA